Proteins from a single region of bacterium:
- a CDS encoding DUF4386 domain-containing protein yields the protein MNSNKTTARVVGLLYLIIAVIAPFSMMYIPSKLIVAGDATATANNIMASESLFRLSFVGDSIVFLIEIVLVVLLYVLFKPVSKTLSLVAAYARLTMTVIQGINLLNHFFVLLLLSGANYLNVFKIDQLHALVLLFLNAHNYVEYIWGIFFGLHLLVLGYLIFKSGFLPKILGVLVMLACFGYLMDSFGIILLPGNKAISIITSVFLVISVIGELSFTFWLLIKGVKKQQPVRLEAG from the coding sequence ATGAATTCAAACAAAACGACAGCAAGAGTTGTCGGGCTTTTATATCTAATTATCGCAGTAATCGCTCCCTTCAGTATGATGTATATTCCCTCCAAGCTTATTGTAGCAGGAGATGCCACAGCAACTGCCAATAACATTATGGCTTCTGAGTCGCTATTCCGTTTAAGTTTTGTTGGCGATTCAATCGTATTTTTAATTGAAATTGTGTTGGTTGTACTTCTTTACGTATTGTTCAAACCGGTAAGCAAAACGCTTTCTCTGGTTGCAGCGTATGCCAGGTTGACAATGACAGTTATTCAGGGAATCAATTTGCTTAATCATTTCTTTGTTTTACTGCTTCTAAGTGGTGCTAATTACTTGAACGTATTTAAAATAGATCAGTTACATGCTTTAGTTTTATTATTTCTTAATGCCCATAACTATGTGGAGTATATTTGGGGGATATTTTTCGGCCTTCATTTACTTGTGCTCGGGTATTTGATTTTCAAATCAGGATTTCTTCCCAAAATTCTGGGGGTCTTGGTGATGCTTGCATGTTTTGGCTATCTAATGGACAGTTTTGGAATTATTCTTTTACCCGGCAACAAAGCGATTTCGATAATAACTTCGGTTTTTCTTGTGATTTCGGTTATTGGGGAATTGTCATTTACCTTTTGGCTTTTGATTAAAGGTGTAAAGAAGCAACAACCAGTAAGACTAGAGGCCGGCTGA
- a CDS encoding ATP-binding protein, with amino-acid sequence MIPRIGYLKTIKAALKRSRAVALLGPRQCGKTTLACELVKSDSHNYFDLEDPESLARLNEPKTALGQLRGIVVIDEVQRRPELFPVLRVLLDRKPLPAKFLILGSASPDLLRQSSESLAGRLEIISIKGFGISEVGISQVSRLWHRGGFPLSYTPKKKIDSYYWRKNFIQMFLERDLYQQGINIPAVALRRFWTMLAHQHGQIWNAAGPAGSLGVSEPTIRRYLDILTGVLMVRQLQPWQVNIKKRQVKSPKIYIRDSGLLHTLLGLKNESEIFNHPRCGASWEGYVLEEVIGILEPGEAYFWATHNGAEIDLVFIKGNNRYGIECKHMDAPTLTPSMRNALQELELKHITVIYPGKQRYKIHKQVSVMPLETVIQEAPKRFS; translated from the coding sequence ATGATTCCACGAATCGGTTATTTGAAAACAATCAAAGCGGCTTTGAAAAGGAGCCGGGCGGTTGCGCTGCTGGGTCCAAGACAGTGTGGCAAGACCACATTGGCATGCGAATTGGTCAAAAGTGATTCGCACAACTACTTTGATCTTGAAGATCCGGAGAGCTTGGCGCGTTTGAACGAACCCAAAACGGCGTTGGGTCAATTGCGCGGCATTGTGGTGATCGATGAGGTGCAACGACGGCCGGAGTTATTCCCGGTGTTGCGGGTTCTTTTGGATCGCAAACCGCTGCCGGCAAAATTTCTTATTTTGGGAAGTGCATCTCCTGATTTGTTGCGCCAGTCCTCCGAATCGCTGGCAGGCCGCCTGGAAATTATTTCAATAAAGGGATTTGGGATTTCTGAGGTGGGAATAAGCCAAGTCTCCCGGCTATGGCATCGGGGCGGTTTTCCTTTGTCCTATACGCCTAAAAAAAAAATCGATAGTTATTATTGGCGTAAAAATTTTATTCAGATGTTCCTGGAACGTGATCTTTACCAACAGGGGATAAATATTCCGGCGGTTGCCTTGCGCCGTTTTTGGACAATGTTGGCCCATCAACATGGGCAGATATGGAATGCGGCAGGACCGGCTGGTTCTTTGGGGGTCAGCGAACCGACGATCCGTCGCTATCTGGATATTTTAACCGGAGTACTGATGGTCCGGCAATTACAGCCCTGGCAGGTGAATATCAAAAAACGCCAGGTTAAATCGCCTAAAATATATATCCGTGACTCCGGATTGCTGCATACGTTGCTTGGCTTAAAAAATGAATCGGAAATTTTTAATCATCCCCGTTGCGGAGCATCCTGGGAAGGATATGTGCTGGAGGAAGTCATCGGTATACTGGAGCCGGGAGAGGCCTATTTTTGGGCGACACATAATGGTGCGGAAATTGATTTGGTGTTTATTAAAGGTAATAACCGCTATGGCATAGAATGCAAACACATGGATGCACCCACCCTAACCCCGTCAATGAGAAATGCGCTACAGGAGCTTGAGTTGAAGCATATTACGGTTATTTATCCAGGAAAACAAAGATATAAGATTCATAAACAAGTCAGCGTCATGCCACTGGAAACCGTCATTCAAGAGGCACCGAAACGGTTCTCGTAA
- a CDS encoding NAD(P)-dependent alcohol dehydrogenase: MKAIVYTKYGSPDVLALKEVEKPTLKNNEVLIKVQAVSANPADRGLLTGKPFLLRLMGYGLLKPKNKILGADIAGRVEAVGRNAKQFQPGDEVFGDISDCGWGGFAEYVCAGENALVLKPANISFGEAAAVPMAAVTALQGLRDKGKIQSGQKVLINGASGGVGTFAVQIAKSFKTEVTAVCSTSKLDMVRSIGADHVIDYTQEDFTENGQHYDLIIAANGYHSISDYKRALSPKGIYVATGGSLAQIFQAMLLGPWVSMTGSKKMGSLATKSNKKDLIFIKELLEAGKVKPVIDKQYPLSEVAQALRYLEEGHAQGKVVITL; this comes from the coding sequence ATGAAAGCGATTGTATACACAAAATATGGTTCGCCCGATGTTCTTGCATTAAAAGAGGTAGAAAAACCTACTCTCAAGAACAATGAAGTATTGATAAAAGTTCAGGCGGTGTCTGCAAATCCAGCTGACAGAGGTCTCCTGACCGGTAAACCGTTTTTGCTCCGCCTGATGGGCTATGGGCTTTTAAAACCAAAAAACAAGATACTCGGAGCTGACATAGCGGGGCGGGTTGAAGCGGTTGGCAGAAACGCAAAGCAGTTTCAGCCAGGTGATGAGGTGTTCGGTGACATTTCCGATTGTGGTTGGGGCGGTTTTGCCGAGTATGTATGTGCCGGTGAAAATGCATTGGTGTTAAAACCGGCCAATATATCGTTCGGGGAAGCAGCGGCCGTACCCATGGCGGCAGTCACCGCCCTGCAGGGGCTTCGCGATAAAGGAAAGATTCAGTCAGGGCAAAAGGTTTTGATTAATGGTGCGTCCGGTGGTGTGGGTACATTTGCAGTACAGATTGCCAAATCGTTCAAAACTGAAGTGACCGCTGTGTGCAGCACGAGTAAATTGGACATGGTGCGCTCGATTGGTGCAGATCATGTCATTGATTACACTCAGGAAGATTTTACCGAAAATGGGCAGCATTATGACCTGATTATTGCTGCTAACGGATATCATTCGATCTCAGATTATAAGCGTGCATTGAGCCCCAAGGGAATTTATGTCGCGACCGGAGGTTCCCTGGCTCAAATATTTCAAGCTATGCTCCTGGGACCATGGGTTTCAATGACAGGGAGTAAGAAAATGGGTAGCTTGGCAACGAAATCAAATAAAAAGGATTTAATTTTTATAAAAGAGCTTCTTGAAGCCGGCAAAGTAAAACCTGTTATAGATAAACAATATCCGTTGAGTGAGGTTGCGCAAGCTCTCCGGTATCTTGAAGAGGGACACGCCCAGGGAAAAGTAGTAATAACCTTGTAA
- a CDS encoding ketoacyl-ACP synthase III, with product MSAGVVGTGRYVPEKILTNVDLEKIVETSDEWITTRVGIKERRIAAKEETTSTMGALAAQRALENAGLKATDLDLIITATITPDLPWPATACFIQRHVGATRAACFDIEAACTGFIYGLELARSYIASGMYRTVLVVAAETLTRITDWEDRNTAILFGDAAGAAILQPVEGDRGILASYLGADGSKAQLLEMPGGGSRFPASHETIDQRLHYIKMKGNEVFKFAGRAMANANKQALEKAGIGIDAVDLLIPHQANMRIIQAAARLSQLPMEKVFLNIEKYGNTSAATTAVALSEAFSEGRLKPGNLCLLVSFGGGFTWGSCLMRV from the coding sequence ATTTCAGCAGGAGTTGTGGGAACCGGTAGATACGTTCCTGAAAAAATATTGACCAATGTCGATTTGGAAAAAATAGTGGAAACATCGGATGAGTGGATTACAACCCGCGTCGGGATTAAAGAACGCCGGATCGCGGCCAAAGAGGAAACCACATCTACGATGGGAGCATTGGCAGCACAACGTGCGTTGGAGAACGCCGGGTTGAAAGCAACGGATTTGGACCTTATTATTACCGCAACCATTACGCCGGATCTTCCTTGGCCTGCAACAGCTTGTTTTATACAGCGGCATGTCGGTGCCACCCGGGCGGCTTGTTTTGATATTGAGGCCGCATGTACCGGGTTTATTTATGGGTTGGAGCTGGCACGATCCTATATAGCGTCCGGGATGTACCGTACGGTGCTGGTGGTGGCAGCGGAAACATTGACCCGGATTACAGACTGGGAAGACAGAAATACGGCAATTTTATTCGGGGATGCCGCCGGTGCTGCAATTTTGCAGCCGGTTGAAGGTGACCGGGGGATTTTGGCTTCCTATCTAGGCGCGGATGGCAGCAAAGCGCAGCTGCTGGAGATGCCGGGTGGGGGGTCAAGGTTTCCCGCCTCCCACGAGACCATTGATCAACGCTTACATTATATTAAAATGAAGGGTAATGAGGTGTTTAAATTTGCCGGCCGTGCCATGGCCAATGCCAACAAACAAGCTCTGGAAAAAGCCGGAATAGGGATTGATGCTGTGGATTTATTGATTCCACATCAGGCCAATATGCGGATTATTCAGGCAGCGGCACGCCTTTCTCAGCTGCCCATGGAAAAAGTTTTTTTAAATATTGAAAAATACGGAAATACCTCCGCTGCCACCACTGCGGTTGCATTGAGTGAGGCTTTCAGTGAAGGTCGGCTAAAACCGGGAAATCTCTGCCTTTTGGTGTCTTTTGGCGGCGGATTTACATGGGGTTCCTGCCTGATGCGGGTTTAA
- a CDS encoding NAD(P)-dependent alcohol dehydrogenase: MKAMAYTKYGPPDVLQLGEVEKPIPKDNEVLIKIYATPVNYGDIIARNFKNIPLHKFNMPMPFWLGARIYFGLRKPRKKILGSEFAGKIEATGKDVKVFRKGDQVFAYRGMNMGANAEYLCMPEDGMVAIKPANMTYEEAACVPYGALMALSLLRKVNIQSRQKVLINGASGGIGSLAVQLARYFGAEVTGVCSTPRLELVKSLGADKVIDYTKENFTKNGERYDLIFDILGRSSFSRCKGSLTQNGRYLLASFKMRQLVQMLWTSIIGSKKVICALVSEKSEDLIFMKELVEAGKIKSVIDKRYPLEQTAEAHRYVEKGNKKGNVVITVET; encoded by the coding sequence ATGAAAGCAATGGCATACACAAAATACGGACCACCCGACGTTCTTCAGCTGGGAGAGGTGGAAAAACCTATCCCTAAGGATAATGAAGTACTGATAAAAATATATGCGACACCGGTAAATTACGGAGATATTATAGCTCGAAATTTTAAAAATATTCCTCTTCACAAATTCAATATGCCGATGCCATTCTGGTTGGGCGCGCGAATATATTTTGGTCTCAGAAAACCACGAAAAAAAATACTGGGGAGTGAGTTTGCCGGGAAAATTGAAGCCACAGGCAAAGATGTAAAAGTATTTAGGAAAGGTGACCAGGTCTTTGCATATCGCGGTATGAACATGGGTGCTAATGCCGAATATCTATGTATGCCTGAGGATGGGATGGTGGCAATCAAACCGGCCAATATGACTTATGAGGAAGCCGCTTGCGTTCCTTATGGGGCATTAATGGCGTTAAGTTTGCTTAGAAAAGTAAATATTCAGAGCAGACAAAAAGTCCTTATCAATGGAGCTTCCGGCGGGATAGGTTCACTCGCAGTACAGCTTGCCAGGTATTTTGGCGCAGAAGTTACCGGGGTCTGCAGTACCCCAAGATTAGAATTAGTTAAATCTCTGGGAGCTGATAAGGTAATTGATTACACTAAAGAGAATTTTACCAAAAACGGTGAAAGATATGATCTTATTTTTGACATATTAGGCAGGAGTTCATTCTCACGTTGTAAAGGCTCGCTAACGCAGAACGGACGTTATCTTTTAGCCAGCTTCAAGATGAGACAACTTGTTCAAATGCTATGGACTTCAATAATAGGCAGCAAGAAAGTAATATGTGCGTTGGTAAGTGAAAAGTCTGAAGATTTAATTTTTATGAAAGAGCTTGTTGAGGCAGGAAAGATAAAATCGGTTATAGATAAACGCTATCCGTTGGAACAGACTGCCGAGGCTCATAGATATGTTGAAAAAGGGAACAAAAAAGGCAATGTAGTAATAACTGTTGAAACATAG
- a CDS encoding transposase: protein MPRQPRIEIPGVLYHIIARGIERRRLYKDSHDKKMFLKRLAGLVDETGIICYAWVLMPNHFHLLVSPTKYPLHNFMHRLQTGYAVNFNHRHKRAGHLFQNRYKSIICQKENYFQQLIRYIHRNPLQAGLVKNLSALDAYPWCGHSALVGNTSHPWYAEEETLSYFGEKIGKARSAYRQFISEFENTDAEDRFCGGGLIRSAGGWKVVKANKKAGGRWAGDERILGESFFVQGVLKQLDTSKVQKNCLAKESWDFKKIVEYVIRRTGAESRVIEFKCKGKAGAEARAMVAYLCRYVLDMQVTEIGNRLGINQSAASQLIAKGRVSGGEDCLGDLLGS from the coding sequence ATGCCAAGACAACCACGGATTGAAATTCCAGGAGTCCTCTATCACATTATTGCCAGGGGCATCGAACGCCGGCGATTGTACAAAGACAGCCACGATAAAAAGATGTTTCTTAAAAGACTGGCAGGTTTGGTTGATGAAACCGGCATTATCTGTTACGCCTGGGTTCTGATGCCCAACCACTTTCATTTATTGGTTTCTCCAACAAAATATCCATTACACAATTTTATGCATCGTCTCCAAACCGGTTATGCTGTGAATTTCAACCACCGGCATAAGCGTGCGGGGCATTTGTTTCAAAATCGGTATAAATCAATTATTTGTCAGAAAGAAAATTACTTTCAACAACTCATTCGATATATTCATAGAAATCCACTGCAGGCAGGCTTAGTGAAAAACTTGAGTGCATTGGATGCATATCCTTGGTGTGGACATTCCGCGCTTGTAGGAAACACATCCCATCCCTGGTACGCAGAAGAAGAAACGTTATCCTATTTTGGAGAAAAGATCGGGAAGGCCAGGTCGGCGTATCGTCAATTTATATCCGAATTCGAGAACACAGATGCTGAAGACCGCTTCTGTGGCGGAGGTCTTATCCGGAGTGCTGGTGGCTGGAAAGTCGTCAAGGCAAATAAAAAAGCAGGTGGTCGATGGGCGGGCGATGAGCGTATTTTGGGAGAAAGTTTTTTTGTGCAAGGGGTACTCAAGCAGTTGGATACAAGTAAAGTGCAAAAGAACTGTTTGGCAAAAGAAAGCTGGGATTTTAAAAAAATAGTAGAGTATGTTATCCGAAGAACTGGCGCCGAATCTCGAGTCATAGAGTTCAAATGCAAAGGCAAAGCCGGAGCAGAAGCCAGAGCCATGGTAGCGTATCTTTGCCGGTATGTATTGGATATGCAGGTGACTGAAATCGGAAACCGACTGGGTATCAACCAATCGGCAGCCAGTCAGCTTATCGCCAAAGGGAGGGTAAGCGGGGGAGAAGACTGTCTTGGTGATCTATTGGGATCGTGA
- a CDS encoding carboxymuconolactone decarboxylase family protein: protein MRKIFVFIPLFCLLIIAGCANSKTKETPVGGSYDENAMKSLVNPPKKIPPFLRSMIKIADKKAEKEMIMGRVLAWSPKIAISSGILELYIEEGAAACLEERMIKILRIIISYTVPSQFALDINSWNFQDFGITEEEIKGLRGVKEIDSIASFTDKEKTALKYAYQLSKTPIVLSQKLLDDLRSLFSAREIVAIAALTAKVNYWARLMEAMRIKPAGYTDDPVLHLEEYKTFVK from the coding sequence ATGAGGAAAATATTTGTTTTTATACCATTGTTTTGTCTTTTAATTATTGCAGGGTGTGCCAATTCAAAAACAAAAGAAACTCCTGTAGGCGGGAGCTATGATGAAAATGCAATGAAAAGCTTAGTAAATCCTCCTAAAAAAATCCCGCCTTTTCTTCGCAGCATGATAAAAATAGCTGATAAAAAGGCCGAAAAGGAAATGATTATGGGGAGAGTATTGGCCTGGTCTCCCAAAATAGCCATTAGCTCAGGCATTCTGGAACTTTACATAGAAGAGGGTGCAGCCGCCTGCCTTGAGGAACGCATGATAAAAATTCTTAGAATTATAATATCCTATACAGTGCCCAGTCAGTTTGCTTTAGATATAAATTCATGGAACTTTCAGGATTTTGGCATAACTGAAGAAGAAATAAAAGGACTTCGGGGCGTGAAAGAAATCGATAGTATTGCCAGTTTTACAGACAAAGAAAAAACGGCATTAAAATATGCATATCAACTTTCAAAAACGCCCATAGTGCTTAGCCAAAAACTTCTGGATGATTTAAGAAGCCTGTTTTCTGCGAGGGAAATAGTTGCAATTGCAGCACTTACCGCCAAGGTAAATTATTGGGCACGACTAATGGAGGCGATGAGAATAAAGCCGGCAGGTTACACAGATGATCCGGTACTTCATCTGGAAGAATACAAAACTTTCGTAAAATAA
- a CDS encoding DUF4416 family protein — protein sequence MGETQRIPKVKPLAGLLAENQELLGQASALLEASFGNIQFASESYLFEHTRYYQKEMGSQLYRQFLVFADLQSAENLVEWKHQANGLEQRLGLNTAQGRRVNIDPGYLAPGKLVLASTKDFEHRVYLRNGIYAEVTLRIRKGCFQTWDWSYPDYAQAADFFDQAYRTYLEEIAG from the coding sequence ATGGGTGAAACACAGCGGATTCCAAAAGTTAAACCATTGGCCGGGTTGTTGGCGGAAAATCAGGAGCTCCTTGGGCAGGCATCTGCGCTTTTAGAGGCGTCTTTTGGGAATATTCAGTTTGCTTCCGAAAGTTATTTGTTTGAACATACCCGGTATTATCAGAAGGAAATGGGGTCCCAGTTATATAGGCAGTTTCTGGTTTTTGCTGATTTGCAATCTGCAGAAAATTTGGTGGAATGGAAACATCAGGCGAACGGGTTAGAGCAGCGTCTGGGATTGAATACGGCCCAGGGGCGAAGGGTGAATATTGATCCGGGATATTTAGCCCCGGGGAAGTTGGTTTTGGCCAGCACCAAGGATTTTGAGCATCGTGTGTACTTGCGGAATGGGATTTATGCTGAAGTGACCCTCCGGATTAGAAAGGGGTGTTTTCAAACCTGGGACTGGTCTTATCCTGATTATGCCCAGGCAGCTGATTTTTTCGATCAGGCATACAGAACCTATTTGGAGGAGATCGCCGGGTAA
- a CDS encoding outer membrane lipoprotein-sorting protein, translated as MLSKIKNMGIMGVGLVMSLLIFTSSANAKELTGNEILEKEEANRPASEIMISEMTIVHKSGAKRIRTIKIWTKGDDYTLVRFISPANIKGTGFLSVKDDDWLYLPALRKVRRIAGKDKGKSFMGSDFSYEDVGTDSLVEKYNARLLGIEKYEEQDCYILELLPKDAKGAIYSKQKRWVDKARFNQMKTEYYDEHGDLLKIMYLSEVEEIEGFWLTKKMEMQNVQKGSKTIIVEKEVKVNPAIPDKMFTTRQLEKR; from the coding sequence ATGCTAAGTAAAATTAAGAACATGGGAATTATGGGGGTTGGTCTGGTAATGAGTTTGCTTATATTCACTTCTTCCGCTAACGCGAAAGAATTAACCGGCAATGAGATTTTAGAAAAAGAGGAAGCCAACCGGCCGGCCTCGGAAATAATGATAAGTGAGATGACCATTGTCCACAAATCAGGCGCCAAACGGATTCGGACGATAAAAATCTGGACAAAAGGTGATGACTATACTTTGGTCAGGTTTATATCACCTGCCAATATCAAAGGCACGGGTTTTCTCTCGGTAAAAGATGATGACTGGCTCTATCTGCCGGCCTTGCGAAAGGTCCGCCGGATTGCCGGCAAGGATAAAGGTAAAAGTTTTATGGGCAGTGACTTTAGTTATGAGGACGTGGGCACGGATTCTTTGGTGGAAAAATATAACGCCAGGTTACTGGGGATTGAGAAATATGAAGAACAGGATTGCTATATTCTGGAACTGCTGCCAAAGGATGCGAAGGGCGCTATTTACAGCAAACAAAAGAGATGGGTGGATAAGGCGCGTTTTAACCAAATGAAGACCGAATATTATGATGAGCATGGAGACCTGCTCAAGATTATGTATTTATCCGAGGTGGAAGAGATAGAGGGATTTTGGCTGACCAAGAAAATGGAGATGCAGAATGTGCAGAAAGGCAGCAAGACCATTATTGTGGAAAAAGAGGTTAAGGTGAATCCGGCAATTCCGGATAAAATGTTCACTACGCGTCAGTTGGAAAAGCGATAG
- a CDS encoding MBL fold metallo-hydrolase: protein MQKFSIERFIVAGKESLYFAGDTFFIPSLTEIGKKHKLDVAFLPISGNKFFGSKMVMDPKDAALATEELKPKIVIPIHFGTFGGIPIMFSMKGTPSEFIKHVKDNKTKTSIKVLKIGETYNSTLANLSYNL, encoded by the coding sequence ATGCAAAAGTTTAGTATTGAAAGATTTATTGTAGCAGGAAAGGAATCCCTTTATTTTGCCGGCGATACTTTTTTCATTCCCTCCCTGACTGAAATTGGCAAAAAACATAAACTGGATGTAGCCTTTTTACCTATTAGCGGAAACAAGTTTTTTGGTTCTAAAATGGTGATGGATCCCAAAGATGCCGCACTTGCAACAGAAGAATTAAAACCAAAGATTGTAATACCTATTCATTTCGGGACATTTGGGGGAATTCCAATAATGTTCAGCATGAAAGGAACTCCCTCTGAATTCATAAAGCATGTGAAAGATAATAAAACCAAAACATCTATAAAAGTATTAAAGATTGGAGAAACCTATAACTCGACTTTGGCAAATTTAAGTTATAATTTGTAA
- a CDS encoding C-GCAxxG-C-C family protein, with protein sequence MKMNNSKKTKRDTKKIFLKKGPCSSAFFYILNREFGYPMETEVRAAESLCGGIMQQGYQCGMLWGSALAVGAESFRRHDDRDQAIGIAVTATEHLLESFLKRAKSADCRDITSCNFSKKLIFNIIKYFLFGKAVTCIKLADNWAPEAIQSATEGLSCEQIDLPRLPISCASEVAKKMGASDEKVVTVAGFAGGIGLSGNACGALSAAIWMNTLNWCRKQTEKSFYTNPNAKNILKAFYEVTDSEILCHKICGQHFKTIEDHTKFIKNGGCDKLINVLARA encoded by the coding sequence ATGAAAATGAACAACTCAAAAAAAACTAAAAGAGATACCAAAAAAATATTTCTAAAAAAAGGCCCTTGCTCCAGCGCATTTTTTTATATATTAAACCGCGAATTCGGCTATCCAATGGAAACGGAGGTGCGTGCCGCGGAATCATTATGTGGTGGAATAATGCAACAAGGATATCAATGCGGAATGCTTTGGGGGTCTGCATTGGCTGTGGGAGCGGAATCCTTTCGCAGGCACGATGATCGCGATCAGGCTATCGGTATAGCCGTAACGGCAACGGAACATCTTTTGGAATCATTTTTAAAAAGGGCAAAAAGTGCCGATTGCAGGGATATAACGAGTTGCAATTTTTCAAAAAAATTAATATTTAATATAATAAAATACTTTCTCTTTGGAAAAGCCGTAACCTGTATAAAACTTGCAGACAATTGGGCTCCGGAAGCGATCCAATCAGCCACTGAAGGATTATCCTGCGAGCAAATTGATTTACCTCGATTGCCAATAAGCTGTGCTTCCGAAGTTGCTAAAAAAATGGGAGCGAGTGATGAAAAAGTGGTTACGGTTGCCGGATTTGCCGGAGGTATTGGTTTGAGCGGCAATGCTTGCGGCGCGCTGAGCGCTGCTATATGGATGAACACACTCAATTGGTGTAGAAAACAAACAGAAAAATCTTTTTATACTAATCCAAATGCGAAAAATATATTAAAAGCATTCTATGAAGTAACTGATTCTGAAATTCTATGCCATAAAATTTGCGGACAGCATTTTAAGACAATAGAAGATCATACGAAATTTATAAAAAATGGCGGTTGCGATAAACTGATTAATGTACTCGCACGAGCATAA
- a CDS encoding helix-turn-helix transcriptional regulator, with amino-acid sequence MSIIFRLDRVMADRKISLNELARRIELTNSNLSILKTGKARAIRISTLEAICRELNCQPGDLLEYDPAEKKPPE; translated from the coding sequence ATGAGCATCATATTCAGACTCGACAGAGTCATGGCAGATAGAAAAATATCACTCAATGAATTAGCCAGGCGAATAGAACTTACTAATTCAAATTTATCGATTTTAAAAACCGGAAAAGCCAGGGCAATACGCATCTCAACCCTGGAGGCTATTTGCAGAGAACTCAATTGTCAACCGGGCGACTTATTGGAATACGATCCAGCTGAAAAAAAACCGCCTGAATAA